CATGCGGAAGATGTGCGGCCAGTCTCCGCGCGGCATCTCCTCGAAGCCGCGGCGTGTGTAGTAGGGCGCATTCCAGGGGACGTCGCGATAGGTCGACAGGTAAAGCGTGCGGTGTCCGAGGCGACGGGCAGCGGCCGCGACCTGTTCGATCAGCGCGCTGCCATGTCCCCGGCCCTGCCAGCGATTGAGCACCGAGAGCTGGTCGAGCCAGGCCGTGCCGCCGGGAAACTTCATCAGGGCGAAGCCAATGGGCTGGTCGAGGGCTGAGACCGCGATCCAGAGCCGGCCTTCGCGCCGGCCAGCCTCGAGCGAGGCGAGGCTGGCGGGCGGCATGTCGATGACGCGGTCGAGGCCCACGTGCCGATAGCGAAGGTCGGCCTCGTTTTCGATCTGCGGCAGCAGCTTGATTTCATGCGGGTGCGGACGGCGAATCATGGCAGGGGATTGGGTACGCTGGCTGAAAGCCCGGAGGAAGCACCCATGACCATCGACATCGAACCGCTCAAGAAGGAACTCGGCCGCAAGATCGAGGACGAGGACGTCGTCACGCAGGCGCCGCTGAAGGCGATGATCGCGACGTTCGACCGTGACGACAAGGTGCCGGCGGAAGGCGAGGCGATCGCGCCGGGCTGGCATCTCTGCTTCCTGCATTCCTATGCCCGCCGCAACGTGCTGGCCGAGGACGGGCTGCCGACCGAAGGCGGCGTGCTGCCGAAGATTCCGCTGCCGCGCCGCATGTATGCCGGCTCGACCTTCACCTTCGAGGGCGACATCCGGGTGGGCGACAGGCTGCGCCGCGAGACCGAATTCTCCGACGTGCAGGTCAGAGGCGGCGGCACCGGCAGCCTGATCGTCACCAGCCAGACGCGCCGGATTTACACGCCGCGCGGCCTCGCCGTGACCGAGGTGGCGAACACCGTGTTCCGCGAGGAGGTGAAGGCCGGCGAGAAGAGTGGCGTGCCGGTGCGCGAGGCGGCACCCACGGACGTGCCGTGGCGGCGCACCATCAAGGCCGATCCGGTGATGCTGTTCCGCTACTCCGCCATCACCTTCAACCCCCATCGCATCCACTACGACCGGACCTACTGCATCGAGACCGAGGGCTATCCCGGCCTGGTGGTGCACGGTCCCTTCGCGCAGCAATGCCTGTTCGACCTGTTGCGCGATTCAAATCCGGGACGGCCGATCAAGTCCTTCGCCATCCGCGCCCGCGCGCCGCTGTTCGACACCGCGCCCTTCGACGCAATCGGCGGGCCGACGGCGGACAGCAAGGGCGCTGAACTCTGGACGGTGACGCCCAAGGGCACGATCGCGGCGCAGGCCACGGCGACCTTCGCTTAAGCGGGCATGCAAGCACCGCCCCTGCCGCGATTCCTGATCCCGCGGCTGCCGTTCTTCTACGGCTGGGTGGTGCTGGGCTGCATCTGCCTTGCGGGCTTCGCGCGGCAGGGGCCGGCGGTCGCGGTGCTGTCGATCTTCGTCGTGCCGATGACCGAGGCGTTCGGCTGGTCGCGCACCGAGATGTCGGGTGCGGTGTCGCTGGGCGGCGTGCTGGCCGCGATCATCTCGCCGGTGATCGGCCCGTTTGTCGACCGCCGCGGCGCGCGCCTCGTGCTCTGCCTCGCGGTTGCCGGCACGGGTATCGCCTGCATGGCGCTGTCGCTGATCCAGTCGCTGCT
This DNA window, taken from Reyranella humidisoli, encodes the following:
- a CDS encoding GNAT family N-acetyltransferase; translation: MIRRPHPHEIKLLPQIENEADLRYRHVGLDRVIDMPPASLASLEAGRREGRLWIAVSALDQPIGFALMKFPGGTAWLDQLSVLNRWQGRGHGSALIEQVAAAARRLGHRTLYLSTYRDVPWNAPYYTRRGFEEMPRGDWPHIFRMQEMGANRHGHPPWRRTIMRRLL
- a CDS encoding FAS1-like dehydratase domain-containing protein yields the protein MTIDIEPLKKELGRKIEDEDVVTQAPLKAMIATFDRDDKVPAEGEAIAPGWHLCFLHSYARRNVLAEDGLPTEGGVLPKIPLPRRMYAGSTFTFEGDIRVGDRLRRETEFSDVQVRGGGTGSLIVTSQTRRIYTPRGLAVTEVANTVFREEVKAGEKSGVPVREAAPTDVPWRRTIKADPVMLFRYSAITFNPHRIHYDRTYCIETEGYPGLVVHGPFAQQCLFDLLRDSNPGRPIKSFAIRARAPLFDTAPFDAIGGPTADSKGAELWTVTPKGTIAAQATATFA